One genomic region from Candidatus Polarisedimenticolia bacterium encodes:
- a CDS encoding 30S ribosomal protein S18 has translation MRMGGRESGGGRGQDRGRKKQYKKKFLFRKKKFCKFCDEKIKFIDYKDLRLLQAFTPERA, from the coding sequence ATGAGGATGGGAGGCAGGGAGTCCGGAGGAGGCCGCGGCCAGGACCGGGGCCGCAAGAAGCAGTACAAGAAGAAGTTCCTGTTCCGGAAGAAGAAGTTCTGCAAGTTCTGCGACGAGAAGATCAAGTTCATCGACTACAAGGATCTGAGGCTGCTCCAGGCGTTCACGCCGGAGCGGGCGAA
- the rpsF gene encoding 30S ribosomal protein S6, translating into MLQYETVFIADPTYMDEEIDELVKGYEQVIGSAKGKIIKIEKWGKRRLAYPIRRSEEGVYVLMTIECPPSLVKELDRRYRMNDRILRHLVVRVENEAQIGPSPMMKPRPERDELMAEPLIAP; encoded by the coding sequence ATGCTACAATACGAAACGGTGTTCATCGCCGATCCGACCTACATGGACGAGGAGATCGACGAGCTGGTCAAAGGATACGAGCAGGTGATCGGATCGGCCAAGGGCAAGATCATCAAGATCGAGAAGTGGGGGAAGCGACGCCTCGCCTATCCGATCCGTCGCAGCGAGGAGGGCGTCTACGTTCTCATGACGATCGAGTGCCCGCCCTCGCTGGTCAAGGAGCTGGACAGGCGGTACCGTATGAACGACCGGATCCTGCGGCACCTCGTGGTCCGGGTCGAGAACGAGGCCCAGATCGGCCCGTCACCGATGATGAAACCGCGGCCGGAGCGCGACGAGCTCATGGCCGAGCCGCTGATCGCGCCCTAG